Proteins co-encoded in one Papaver somniferum cultivar HN1 chromosome 5, ASM357369v1, whole genome shotgun sequence genomic window:
- the LOC113281203 gene encoding patellin-6-like, translated as MDNTVKEHEEKQVMEQNKVSQMRSLVETQDPTSKDVDDLMIRRFLRARDLDIDKGSALFLKYMEWRRSFVPNGFISESEIAFDLSHKKLFMQGLDKTGRPIVVTYASKHFRNRAKGGVEEFKRFVAYTLDKICGRMPAGQEKFLAIADIEGWGYYSNCDIRGYLAALSVLQDNYPERLAKMYLVHVPSVFMAAWKLIHPFIDSNTKKKIVFVENKNLKSTLLEDIDESQLPEVYGGKQPLVPIEKC; from the exons ATGGATAATACAGTGAAGGAACATGAAGAAAAACAGGTGATGGAGCAGAACAAAGTTAGCCAAATGAGATCCTTGGTTGAAACTCAGGATCCCACTTCTAAG GATGTGGATGATCTGATGATAAGAAGGTTTCTACGTGCCCGTGATTTGGATATCGATAAAGGTTCTGCATTATTTTTGAAATATATGGAATGGAGGCGTTCGTTTGTGCCTAATGGTTTTATCTCTGAATCGGAGATAGCGTTTGATTTATCCCATAAGAAGTTGTTTATGCAAGGATTGGACAAGACCGGACGCCCAATTGTAGTCACCTATGCTTCTAAACATTTTCGTAACAGAGCAAAGGGAGGTGTTGAGGAGTTCAAGC GTTTTGTAGCGTACACTCTCGACAAGATATGTGGACG GATGCCCGCAGGACAAGAAAAGTTTTTAGCCATAGCGGATATTGAAGGCTGGGGATACTATTCGAATTGTGACATCCGTGGATATCTAGCCGCTTTATCCGTCTTACAG GATAATTACCCAGAGAGGCTTGCAAAAATGTACTTAGTTCACGTCCCTTCTGTTTTTATGGCGGCGTGGAAGTTGATCCACCCATTTATCGATAGTAACACCAAGAAAAAG ATTGTATTTGTGGAGAACAAAAATCTTAAGTCAACTCTtcttgaagacattgatgagaGTCAACTGCCAGAAGTTTATGGAGGTAAACAACCATTAGTTCCCATTGAAAAATGCTAA